From Girardinichthys multiradiatus isolate DD_20200921_A chromosome 13, DD_fGirMul_XY1, whole genome shotgun sequence:
ccaataaaTCTGAGTGAAAGCTAAAAAGGACTAACAAATTACAGAATAATCACACTAATATTTGTAATAGTAGAAATAAATATGAACATGTGGCAACTTGCTCACTAGTGGGATGAGTTATCCTCTATTTTAAGAGAtacaaacatttccccaaacaacagcatatttTGAGATGCATTTTCACAAGAGCTTAGTAAGTCGGCCATGTTGCAGCTGCTCTCAACCCTTTCCACcagttagttattttacaaaCTGTCATTTATCTCTTTAGCCTTTGTTTTCAGTCCCACAGCCAAGGCTTTAGACAGGAGTCAGTTAAACACCTGCTGTGAAGTCTCCGTTGGTAAAGAGTCTTCTTTTTAATGCTTCTTTAGTGTCATCAGTTTATTTAGTCAACATATTTAGAGTTAAATAAGTTGTCTGTGAAGAATTTCTCATTTACCCAAAGAAAAACACTTGATACCCAAAACTTAGCAGATTTTCGTTCTCCAGAACCTTCCCAGGTATTATGACAGCTCGACTCAACGttagtttaaacaaaaaaacttgtCTTAGTTCTGAATATTAATGCCTACACCTTTAAGAAGGTGTAAAATGATGTCACTGATGCACATCTCTGAACTAACGCTTAGTTTTATGCAACTTCTGATCTAGTATCAACTGTCAGGCTTCTTAGGTACACAGCTTAAATCAATTATATAAAGACAAGTTTGGCACCAAAATAACATCAGTCCCACAATGACATATGATGGTGAATATGTCAGATGAAAATCATTACCATATCTAAATATCAATCAGTTCTGACCCCAGACCTTCAGGTGTCTTTAGAAAGGAGAAGATGAAAAGGGATTTTACTCTTCAGTGTCGCTGTGAGTCCAAGTATAGACTTCACAGGGAGAAAATGATAGTTTTGGAATGGCTTAGCTATAGTCCACAGCTAAATCTGAGAGAAAACCTGAGATCAACTGGAGTGGGACAAGAGACCTCCTCATAGTCATGCGAGTGGATAAATATAACCGAGTCAAGATGTAACATGCTGCCTGACCCCTACCAATGAAGAAAGAATGCCGACACTGAATCAAAAGGTGTTTCAATCAACTAGTTTTAGGGTGTGCCCTCTAATTCAGCTAGGTTATTCAgctgctttttatattttgtgtacaacttgtttttttagttcagttatACAGGATATAGTTAACAAAAAATGTCTTAAGATCTGATCTTTTAAATCACGGTAACCTGGCATTTTTACATTCTGATCAGTTCAAGAAAAAACAGGGGATTCCAAAGattgatgcttttattttacctttcatCCTTAAAGCTATTTCTAATGAACTGTGAGGCCAGAGGCAACCACCAGGTGAGGTGGTAAGCTTAACAAGccttatacactgctcaaaaaaataaagggaacacttaaacaacacaatataactccaagtaaatgaaacttctgtgaaatcaaactgtccacttatgaagcaacactgattgacaatcaatttcacatgttgttgtacaaatgaaatagacaacagggggaaatctttggcgattagcaagacactcaataaaggagtggttctgcaggtggggaccacagaccacttctcagtacctatgctttctgactgatgttttggtcacttttgaatgttggtggtcctttcacactcgtggtagcatgagacggactctacaacccacacaagtggctcaggtagtgcagctcatccaggatggcacatcaatgcaagctgtggcaaaaaggtttgctgtgtctgtcagcgtagtggccagagcctggaggcgataccaggagacaggccagtacaccaggagacatgaaggaggctgtaggagggcaacaacccagcagcaggaccgctacctccacctttgtgcgaggaggaacaggaggagcactgccagagccccgcaaaatgacctccagcaggccacaaatgtgcatgtgtctgcacaaacgattagaaaccgactccatgaggatggtatgagggcccgacgtccacaaatgggggttgtgttcacagcccaacaccatgcaggacgcttggcatttgccagagaacaccaggattggaaaattcgccactggtgccctgtgctcttcacagattaaatcaggttcacactgagcacatgtgacagacgtgacaaagtctggagacaccgtagagagcgatctgctgcctgcaacatccttcagcatgaccggtttggcagtgggtcagtaatggtgtggggtggcatttctttgtagggctgcatggccctccatgagctcgccagaggtagcctgactgccattaggtactgagatgaggcCCTCAGACcctttgtgagaccatatgttggtgctgttggccctgggttcctcctgatgcaggacaatgctagacctcatgtagctggagtgtgtcagcagttcctgcaagatgaagacattgaagctatggactggcccgcccgttccccaaacctgaatctgattgaacacatctgggacatcatgtctcgctccatccaccaacgtcacgttgcaccacagactgtccaggagttggctgatgctttagtccaggtctgggaggagatccctcaggagaccatccaccgtctcatcaggggcatgcccaggtgttgtagggaggtcatacaggcacgtggaggccacacacaatactgggcctcattttgacttgttttaaggacattacatcaaagttggatcaacctgtagtgtgtttttctactttaattttgtgtgtgactccaaatccaggcctccattggttaataaatttaatttccattgatgatttttgtgtgattttgttgtcagcacattcaactttgtacagaacaaagtattcaatgagaatatttcattcattcagatctaggatgtgttatttgagtgttccctttattttttgagcagtgtattaaatGTGCAATATAGTGAAAACAGAATTGAAGAGACTGAATAAATAAGAAGAGTGGGGAATTTTACtaggaatttttattttttagtagaAGCAAAGTATGTAGTTAAAGGatttcaaacacattttgtttactCTGAAGGGTGCAAACTATGTTCAATGCAATGAAAAAGCCTATCTTAGACTCTAAAGCTTTACTTTTCTCTGCGATGCAGTGGTGTTGCTAGCAAGCAGCAACGTGACAGTGCTGTCTGGGAGCTTTCTTCTCACCTGTCAGCTGAGCCCGCTGCGATCTTACTGCCATCAGTGGACCAGGAGCACCTCAGCAAGTTCTGGACAAATAGCAAAACATTCAACAGGCTGTTTTAGCAATGAGACATATCCAGAGCTGCAATTAGTTCAGGAAAATCTGAATGGAGGCTAGGTTTCCATGATTAAATAATTAACTGACGCCTAGTTAGAGTGAGGAAGGGACTTAAAAATCCCCACACAGCTAGAAAGTTATacacatattttctatttttaatccTTCATCCTGTGGCATGAAGACCCTGCTAATAAGTCAGGATTACCTTTTCAAAGTTGTGAACATTACCCTGGAAAATCTTCACACATCTCTCCTTGGGTGCGAATGGTCGCACATCCCAGATTCGCACTACGCAGACACACAAagatttaaaagacaaaaattcaTCCATGcatcaaacagcatcatgaggcACATAAAGTCCAACGCTACCCGTGTTATCCATGGAGTTTGACAGAAGGTACGATCCCTCGGAGCTCAGGCTGAGCCCGGTCACAGAGTCACCGTGGCCGTGCATGTTGTAGATCAGCTTGTTCTGCCGCAGGTCCCACACCTGAACGATGAGAAAATAAGCAGAGAACTTTAAATGGACCATCAGAGCAGATAGCAGACATGAAACTACGTTTGAGGGACCAGAaagccatggtggacaaaaccAATGGTTGTAAGGCACATAAACACGAGTTACAGAGAACGGTGTGATTGTGAAGCATCTTTATTCTATAAATGTCCTGAGAGTTTCTGGATTTTATCAAATGTTgaactgtttttgttctgtttagttCAGTATTGTATCCGTGTACTCAACAGGGCCAACGTTCCTAATAAGTGGAGCTTCACTGCATActagaaaaataacattttcttttcactagaactgaaatgtgtttatttagaCACAGCAGCAAAACCCAAgaatctaaaaatgttaaaatgttaaaatgccaCCAGGTGTTCTGTTTGTATTTACTGAGATCATAGTGTGCATTGACTTGGTCACAAAGTGCTACTTTGTCAGTTAAAGGTAGAAgtatggtttttttttccaggatggaTGGGAAgcccaaataaaaatctgcaatTAGAGCAGACGAGCAGGAGAGAACAGACAGCACAACATGCCAACAACCACCTCTTAAGTCTTATTTTACCCTCCGATTTATTTCCATTTGGACCAAAAATAGTACAACCCACACGAGGTTACGTTTACGTTTCTTTGAAAAATGACATGTCTGAAGCACACACTGCAGCTGTGCTGCTCAGGGGCACAGAATGCatagaaaatgaaacaaaaatcagaGAAAGTGTCACCAGAGCATTTTCTTTGGCTGTTTGTAGCATAGAGTAACATACCTCAGCCCCTTCCTCACCTgcaggtcagctggctgaaacacGACTACTACATTTTCTCCACGCTCACAAGACAGACAAAACAAGTCGGAAATATTACCAGttgtaaaaaacatgaaaaatcatAGTGTGGAAACTAACTGAGGGCCAGCATTTTTATTAGGATAACAccgttttaaaactacagctggTAAATTACAATAAGTCTACTTAGCAGCTGACTAATTAACCGCTGTTAGCTAATATCAAATGGTTCTGTTACTCAAAAAGAGCAGACGTGCAAAAAGCACTTCTAATGTACCTCTAAATTTAGTGggtgtttattttatgtttttgcttaagcctttttttttttaaacttaaattaCTAAATGGTATAAACAGTGTAGCGCCACTTCACCCTTAACAAGAACTAGTTCCTAGTTTAGTTGACCGAGGTCAAATGAGTGAATTCATGCTCATAGTTGTCTTTCCTTCAGCATATTTTTGTTCCTGAAATAAGGGTTTTAAAAATGATATAAAGTAGGTTAAGAAGTCATTTACTAATCAGCATGCCGATTAGGTCATGATGCAACATTAGCATTAATTCTCTTTGCACACATTAACTCATTCTTTATTGAGGTCTAATTACCAACACAGCTGCTTTAATGCATATATTTTAATGCTTCTGCAATCAAAACGAGTCTGAAAGGTTAAAATGGTGTCCATTAAGACTATGTTTATAATTGCATCCAGTTTTAGAGCACTACAAGGTTACTGTTcctctttcatttttaattaattaatttcataATCTTTAATGACAAATTGGTCAGTCACATAAATAGAAGACAACATCTGTGCTGTTATATTGggtattcatcagcaagatgGTCCTAGCGAAAGTTAGAAGTGCCCAAACGCATTAAGCTGCAGCTTCACTCATCCACTCCTTTAATAATATGTGatattattttaacagcagTAGGAATAACTGTTGCTtccctgttttaaataaaagcaaatggaTCAACTGCCTGTGACCTCTACCATCTTAGGCATCATCATCTGAGTCAGGTGTGGGCATCTACTTCAGTAAGGCTCAATACGTCATTGGCATTAACATTGCATGTTTAACTGCAAGAGCAACCATGTTCCCTGGTTATCTTTGCAtctctcatctcagtaccttgATATCATTGTCGATGCCTCCAGACAGGATCTGATCACTGGTGTCATTAAAGGTCACGGCAAGCACCTGGTAGGtgttctgaaaagtgtggatgGCCCCTTTCTTGCGAATGTCCCaaagctgtaatgtgacaagaataaaaaggcaaaaaattGCACACTTTACTTATGATCAACTTCACAAGTGCAAAAGAGTGATCAGtatgtgttttgtttcagtAACATACCCGAGccaaaatacaaattaattcAACAAATAACCTACCTTCACTGTCCCATCGTCACTGCCAGTGCACACCAGCTGGGGCCCCCTACGAGCTGGGTAGCAGGTGTTCACAAAAGAGGTGTGGCCCTTCAGACGCTTGATCCTCTCACCTGTCTCGCTGTCCCACACACCCACAGTCTTGTCTGTACTTGCCGAGAACAACAAgctgaaatacagaaaaatatgtcgctGCTAAACAGAGCACTTATCAAGATGCTATATAAAACTGTGGGTTCAGAACCAAACAAGTAAGGTGTGGTCATCTCTTTAAATGACACCAACAAAGTGCTTACCGAGCAGGGGTGATATGGTTAAAAATTTGTTCTATGTCATGTAGAATTTGTTAAGTGATAAAAAATAATTGCTCTGCAATTCGAGAAAATGGGTAACAGGAATTTTTTCAGAATGGATCATCTTTTATAACAGTTGTCCATACCTGCCATCTGTGTTATAATGCAGCTCCATCACTGCTCCACTGTGACCCTTCAGAGTGGCGTAATTTTCACAGTCTCCAAATACGTTCCACATGACTGCAGCAAAATACCAAAGTGCACAACAAGTTATTTACTGGAACAGGGATCCGGATTGGTCCACTGGTTGAAGTAGTTTAACTTTGGCAACGGCTTACATATCAGCCTGTCAAATCCTGAAGAGGCCAGTGTGGCTCCATTGGGGTGAAACTTGCAGCAGTAGACCTCTCCCTCGTGGCCTGACATCAACATGATGGGAGCCTGCAGGCTGGAGGTCCGTGGAGGGCCCTACAGGGATCACACAGATCTATAGTTTCTGCATCAAACCTATTGCATTAAATATGATCTGGTAAATGCATACACTCAGATCTGACAGTATTGTTGAGTCTGTACTGATACCATGCAATATGGTAGTTTTAAAGCAGAGTAAAACATTTGACAATGATGTTTGAGTgcagcattaaaaagaggattaCTTCTTGCAAGTGATTCATGATAATTAGTTAAGTAATTAAGCAACGAGCAGATCTACTGGTTCTTTCAGAGTTTCATGTATCCCCAGATCAGCTTCAGTGTACTTTGTTGAATCAACTTTAAAAGTCTGTAAAGCCTgaattttgtaaaaacatgttCTATAACAGATTGTAACTGCTTAGAGTTATAATCAATATCCAGGCATTTGATCACGGTTAAATTACTTTTCTGATGGCTTGTTTATCAATGAAAAGAAAAGGCTTGTTTATCAAAATGGGGATCAAACTGCCAAAGGTGCAACACAAAGCCCACAAGTGACATACACACGCCAATCACTTTAGATAAACCTTTCTAGTACTAGGTTGGATCCCCATTTGGCTTCAAAACTGCCTTAAATCTCCTTGGCATAGAATCaacaaggtgtcagaaacatCATTCAGAGATTTTGGACCATATTGAGGTGGTAATATCACGcctttgctgcagatttgttggctgcacatccatgaggAGAAACTGGACTGCAGTGAGCACACAGTCGTGTTCAAGGAACCAGTTTAGGATGATTTGAGGCTTGTAACATTTAGcattctcctgctggaagtaaccaacAGGGGATGGGTACATTGTGGTCATAGAGgcatggacatggtcagcaatgCCACTCACTTAAATCCCATTCcttcctcattctgatgctcgaTTTTACCTGCAGCAAGTCTTCTTCACCATGTCAACATGCCTTAATGCATTGTGATGCTGGCATGTAACTGATTCCGTATTTGTGTCGTAAAGAGGTGgataggtgtacctaataaagtgacttCGGTCACAGTATGTATGCAATTAAAGTATCAACAATGTGACATTTAAGGGATACGAAAGTAGAAAAGCTGTTTATATTAAACGTTTAACAAATCATCCTCTATAATATTAGGAGATAAAGTTAGTAATGTTTATCTAAAAGAAGTAAATCTGAGGTCACAGGAGCTAAAGGTCCGTACCGCGGCCACGAGCTGCTGAGACTGAGCCGCCGCCACCAGCTCCATCCGGGGCCGCTTCATGGCGGAGGAAACCACCGCCATGTCGCCGGCTCTCTTAATTGGCTCAATCATCCCGGGTCAGCCGAAAACACGCACAAAATGCTATAAAACAAAGCTACAGTTTCCCCCTCAAAAATGAATGGAGTTTGTTGAGCTAAAAAGAATGTCGACGGAAGCAGCAACAACGAAAAAGACAGAGCCCGAAATACTTCCGCTAGATAGCAGGCGTGTTATTGGTCAAAGTTTGAGCCGGCCGCTATGATTGGCTGTTCTGCCTCTTACGGAGTGATTTACACCGGATGTAAAACTACCACAGTTCAGTCAACGCTAAAGGTAAACTGACATATTTTGCTAGGCTGTCTAAGTTagctcagtttgtttttattaacacCCAATCTGCTACGGCACGAACTGTCGGTTTAACAAGGATAAAGATGTGaatgtgttttcttattacGTGGGAAAACGTAAACAGTGTGTTCCACCggttagtgttttatttttttctattctgcATGATTAATTCACCCAGAGCCCAGCAACCGTTTACATTTATTCTCATTagaaccacaaatttcaatgtattttattggggttttatgtgatagaccagcagaAAACAGTGCATAATTGTTAAGTGGTTGGTATGTAACacgtgtttgtttttaataatcgCATCCATCTCtgcaacccttttttttttgataagCTTTGCAAATCTGGAGTCTTACATTTCtgcccattctttgcaaaataacagactcagtcagattgaatagaGAGCGTCATTGTCAAGTCTAGTCTCACATGGCCAGTTGAATTTAGATCTG
This genomic window contains:
- the snrnp40 gene encoding U5 small nuclear ribonucleoprotein 40 kDa protein, producing the protein MIEPIKRAGDMAVVSSAMKRPRMELVAAAQSQQLVAAGPPRTSSLQAPIMLMSGHEGEVYCCKFHPNGATLASSGFDRLIFMWNVFGDCENYATLKGHSGAVMELHYNTDGSLLFSASTDKTVGVWDSETGERIKRLKGHTSFVNTCYPARRGPQLVCTGSDDGTVKLWDIRKKGAIHTFQNTYQVLAVTFNDTSDQILSGGIDNDIKVWDLRQNKLIYNMHGHGDSVTGLSLSSEGSYLLSNSMDNTVRIWDVRPFAPKERCVKIFQGNVHNFEKNLLRCSWSTDGSKIAAGSADRFVYIWDTTSRRILYKLPGHAGSVNEVVFHPEEPIVLSGASDKRLYMGEIQ